A genome region from Dickeya chrysanthemi NCPPB 402 includes the following:
- the bcsA gene encoding UDP-forming cellulose synthase catalytic subunit: MKKILFLTVLLLLLPVAAVIVITPMDSEKQYIFGLISLALMFLLGLNKSRQVTVILIVLSVLTSTRYIYWRATATLHFNSEIEAILGIGLFIAELYVWVILLLGFLQTAWPLERVIEPMPEDTQLWPTVDVYIPTYNESLDVVRDTVLAAQCIDYPREKMKIYLLDDGKRSEFAVFASQAGVGYITRDNNAHAKAGNLNHALRLTQGELICVFDCDHVAKRIFLQATVGPFLSDPKLALLQTPHYFYSPDPFERNLRAARNMPNEGALFYGPVQQGNDLWNAAFFCGSCAVIRRSALDEIGGFAVETVTEDAHTAIKMQRKGWKSAFLSMPLAAGLATERLVLHVIQRTRWARGMTQIFRVDNPLFGRGLSWPQRLCYLNAMLHFQFGLPRVVFLTAPLAYLLFNLNIIHASAAMIFAYALPHLMVSMYLNSRMNGRFRYSFWGEIYETVMAFHLVIPTIVTLFSPTRGKFNVTDKGGLLDEGFFDFRIVRPHIVAAVLLGAGVVAGITRIVAHDYFNVDPYVMLLNVGWALLSLLTLLAAIAVARETKQVRKTIRIDVDVPAIIHYASGIASRTTTVNLSMGGVQLKAPDQRHKTDEIEAVELLLQSSEICLPAQSVAADDDTIRLRFDDIPLAQRRALVRVVLSRADAWMGKPWPQDRPLRSLWAVVCTVCAFFWMSLRGRGRKADLKKEDAAA, from the coding sequence ATGAAAAAAATCCTGTTTTTAACCGTGTTGTTGTTATTGCTACCGGTTGCGGCGGTGATTGTCATCACCCCGATGGACAGTGAAAAACAATATATATTCGGCCTGATTAGCCTGGCGCTGATGTTTTTGCTGGGATTAAACAAGAGTCGGCAAGTCACGGTCATACTGATTGTTTTGTCGGTATTGACCTCGACACGCTATATATACTGGCGGGCAACGGCAACCCTGCATTTCAATTCTGAAATTGAAGCTATTCTGGGTATTGGCTTATTTATCGCCGAGCTCTATGTCTGGGTTATTTTGTTATTAGGTTTTCTCCAGACGGCCTGGCCGCTGGAGCGGGTGATTGAGCCGATGCCGGAGGACACCCAATTGTGGCCGACGGTGGATGTGTATATCCCTACCTATAACGAGAGCCTGGATGTGGTGCGTGATACGGTGCTGGCGGCGCAGTGCATCGACTACCCACGCGAAAAAATGAAAATCTATCTGCTGGATGACGGCAAGCGCAGCGAGTTTGCCGTGTTCGCTTCGCAAGCGGGCGTCGGTTATATCACCCGCGATAACAATGCTCACGCCAAGGCCGGTAATCTCAACCATGCGCTCAGGTTGACGCAGGGCGAACTGATTTGCGTGTTTGACTGCGACCATGTCGCCAAGCGTATTTTCCTGCAGGCGACGGTCGGCCCGTTCCTGTCGGACCCGAAGCTGGCGTTGTTGCAGACGCCGCATTACTTCTACTCGCCGGATCCGTTCGAACGTAACCTGCGCGCGGCGCGTAATATGCCGAACGAAGGCGCGCTGTTTTACGGGCCGGTGCAACAAGGCAATGATCTTTGGAACGCGGCCTTTTTCTGCGGCTCCTGTGCGGTGATTCGTCGTTCGGCGCTGGACGAGATCGGCGGCTTTGCGGTGGAAACCGTGACGGAAGACGCGCATACCGCCATCAAGATGCAGCGCAAAGGCTGGAAGTCGGCTTTTCTGTCGATGCCGCTGGCGGCAGGGCTGGCGACCGAACGGCTGGTGCTGCATGTGATTCAGCGTACCCGCTGGGCGCGCGGCATGACGCAAATCTTCCGGGTCGATAACCCGTTATTCGGCCGTGGGCTGAGCTGGCCGCAGCGGTTGTGTTACCTCAATGCCATGTTGCATTTCCAGTTCGGCTTACCGCGCGTGGTGTTTCTGACCGCGCCGCTGGCCTACCTGCTGTTTAATCTCAATATTATTCATGCTTCGGCGGCGATGATCTTTGCCTATGCGCTGCCGCATCTGATGGTGTCGATGTACCTTAACTCGCGCATGAACGGGCGTTTTCGGTACAGCTTCTGGGGCGAAATCTACGAAACGGTGATGGCGTTCCATCTGGTGATTCCGACGATCGTCACCCTGTTTTCGCCGACGCGCGGCAAATTTAACGTGACCGATAAAGGCGGGTTGCTGGACGAAGGTTTTTTTGATTTTCGTATCGTGCGGCCGCATATCGTTGCGGCGGTGTTGCTGGGTGCAGGCGTGGTGGCCGGCATTACCCGCATTGTCGCGCATGATTATTTCAATGTTGACCCTTATGTGATGCTGCTGAACGTGGGATGGGCGCTGCTCAGCTTGTTGACCCTGCTGGCGGCGATCGCCGTGGCGCGGGAAACTAAACAGGTGCGCAAGACCATCCGTATTGATGTGGATGTGCCGGCCATTATCCATTACGCCAGCGGTATTGCATCCCGCACCACCACCGTCAATCTGTCGATGGGCGGGGTGCAGCTTAAAGCGCCGGACCAGCGCCACAAAACCGATGAGATTGAGGCGGTTGAACTGTTGCTGCAATCCAGCGAAATCTGCCTGCCGGCGCAGTCGGTGGCGGCGGACGACGACACCATTCGCCTGCGATTCGATGATATTCCGCTGGCCCAGCGCCGGGCGCTGGTACGCGTGGTGTTGTCGCGTGCGGATGCCTGGATGGGCAAGCCCTGGCCGCAGGATCGCCCTTTGCGCTCGCTGTGGGCGGTAGTCTGTACGGTTTGCGCGTTCTTCTGGATGAGTTTGCGGGGCCGCGGCAGAAAAGCGGACCTGAAAAAAGAGGACGCCGCAGCATGA
- the bcsB gene encoding cellulose biosynthesis cyclic di-GMP-binding regulatory protein BcsB encodes MMTPRFLKALLSLCVSSVLTLGAGGVLAAGDNTADEPLPAMLSPGGTPQTATTESAPTISLPAMPPVTSPAPATSSTLSTSSTSLLPAEPDAAPIAPESPSPVSPSLTTPAMLLPAAVGDQAGAGYQPLSSDVSVAQMGQTQGITLAGGQAQAGVIFTLPGDQVVTNARLDLALRVSPELAALNTSMQLMLNGQPLGTVPLNAATGDSTLFQLDIPAAMVVSSNNLSFRINDADRLLCERDSATRYNLTILPTTILHLEGQQLDIGTRLENFPRPFVDPLQMTPASVTMVFPASVTPGQVSAASLVASWLGTRMDGYGVTFPVIRDALPEKNGMVFGRPGEKVGALTLPEVAVPTLQLIDNPVNPVYKLMLVVGKDDEQLRQAAYRLASQPLTGDASTLSVTPQTIPFRRAYDVPRWINTDRPVRLSELKRADQNMTVSGLWHEALRINFRAAPDLFLWDGDAIPVQVDYRFPSESWIDENRSYLNVMLNGTFLRNLTVNKIGVLQQLWREMGGDTRQESYTLKVDPYLIYGYNQFQLYFNIRAKEDAPCSVLLNNNIKSQIADSASIDLSRTRHFTLLPNLSYFVGVAFPFTRQADYAQTVMLLPENPSDAEIGLLLDLAGRAGDATGVSLNHNRVMFGLPDNGADRQKLENSDVLTVTTLQQAAFNQKLLADSPYMVNDHTFGVKTPGIGERFRTLVTGDWDRTPLDADRYFSSNEAWRGFLSYRSPWSPEHVVVVATGSDDEQLLRLYGDLNSPNINAAVRGDTAIITDENSVRSFRVGPQFPSGEMPWYMMIVWYANQHSVLMAVAAMLLAAAIGLSLASILRRQAEKRLSTRRDAGSDKK; translated from the coding sequence ATGATGACGCCACGTTTTCTAAAAGCGCTGCTGTCACTGTGTGTGAGCAGCGTGTTGACGCTGGGCGCGGGCGGCGTGCTGGCGGCCGGCGATAATACGGCGGATGAGCCGCTGCCTGCGATGCTCAGCCCCGGTGGTACTCCGCAGACAGCCACGACGGAATCGGCGCCGACGATATCGTTACCTGCGATGCCGCCGGTAACGTCGCCGGCCCCGGCAACGTCATCAACGTTATCAACATCATCAACGTCATTGCTCCCGGCGGAGCCGGATGCGGCGCCGATAGCGCCGGAGTCTCCGTCGCCGGTATCGCCGTCGTTAACGACGCCGGCCATGTTGCTGCCCGCGGCTGTCGGCGATCAGGCCGGCGCAGGCTACCAGCCGCTGTCCAGCGATGTTTCCGTGGCGCAGATGGGGCAAACGCAGGGGATCACGCTGGCGGGCGGTCAGGCGCAGGCCGGGGTGATTTTTACTCTGCCGGGCGACCAGGTGGTCACCAACGCGCGGTTGGATCTGGCGTTGCGGGTATCGCCGGAACTGGCGGCGCTGAATACCTCGATGCAACTGATGCTGAACGGTCAGCCGTTGGGCACCGTGCCGCTGAATGCCGCGACGGGCGACAGCACGCTGTTTCAACTGGATATTCCTGCCGCGATGGTGGTATCCAGCAACAACCTGAGTTTTCGCATCAATGATGCCGACCGCCTGCTATGCGAGCGCGATAGCGCGACCCGCTACAACCTGACCATCCTGCCGACCACGATTCTGCATCTGGAAGGGCAGCAGCTTGATATCGGCACCCGGCTGGAGAATTTCCCGCGTCCGTTCGTCGACCCGTTGCAGATGACGCCCGCCTCGGTAACCATGGTGTTTCCGGCGAGTGTGACGCCGGGGCAAGTCAGCGCGGCATCGCTGGTCGCCTCCTGGCTGGGGACGCGGATGGACGGCTACGGCGTGACGTTCCCGGTAATACGCGATGCGTTGCCCGAAAAAAACGGCATGGTGTTTGGCCGCCCAGGGGAGAAAGTCGGCGCGTTGACGCTGCCGGAAGTCGCCGTGCCTACGCTGCAACTGATTGATAACCCGGTGAATCCTGTTTACAAACTGATGCTGGTGGTCGGCAAGGATGACGAGCAACTGCGACAGGCGGCGTACCGTCTGGCCAGCCAGCCGTTGACCGGCGATGCTTCCACCCTTTCGGTCACGCCGCAGACGATACCGTTTCGCCGCGCTTATGACGTACCGCGTTGGATCAATACCGATCGGCCGGTACGGTTGAGCGAACTGAAGCGCGCCGATCAAAACATGACGGTCAGCGGGCTCTGGCATGAGGCGCTGCGGATTAATTTCCGCGCCGCGCCGGATTTATTCCTGTGGGACGGCGATGCCATTCCGGTACAAGTCGATTACCGTTTCCCGTCGGAAAGCTGGATTGATGAAAACCGTTCGTACCTGAACGTGATGCTCAACGGCACGTTCCTGCGCAACCTGACGGTGAACAAGATTGGCGTGTTGCAACAACTGTGGCGCGAGATGGGCGGCGATACCCGCCAGGAGAGCTATACGCTGAAGGTCGACCCGTATCTGATTTACGGCTATAACCAGTTCCAGCTCTACTTCAACATCCGTGCGAAAGAGGATGCGCCGTGCAGTGTGCTGCTGAATAACAACATCAAGAGCCAGATTGCCGATAGCGCGTCGATCGATCTGAGCCGGACGCGCCATTTCACCTTGTTGCCGAATCTGTCCTATTTTGTAGGCGTGGCATTTCCGTTCACCCGCCAGGCGGATTACGCGCAAACCGTGATGCTGCTGCCGGAAAATCCCTCCGATGCCGAAATCGGTCTGTTGCTGGATCTGGCCGGCCGCGCCGGCGACGCCACAGGGGTCAGCCTTAATCACAACCGTGTGATGTTCGGCTTGCCGGACAACGGCGCTGACCGCCAGAAACTGGAAAACAGCGATGTTCTGACGGTGACCACGCTGCAGCAGGCGGCGTTCAATCAAAAACTGTTGGCCGATTCGCCCTACATGGTCAATGACCATACCTTTGGCGTGAAGACGCCCGGCATCGGGGAGCGTTTCCGAACCCTGGTGACCGGCGACTGGGACCGCACGCCGCTGGATGCCGACCGTTACTTCTCGTCTAACGAAGCCTGGCGCGGTTTCCTGAGCTATCGTTCGCCGTGGAGTCCCGAACATGTGGTGGTGGTTGCCACCGGCAGCGACGACGAGCAGTTATTGCGGCTATATGGCGATCTGAACTCACCGAACATTAACGCCGCGGTGCGGGGCGATACCGCCATCATTACCGACGAAAACAGCGTGCGCAGTTTCCGGGTGGGGCCACAGTTCCCCAGTGGTGAAATGCCCTGGTACATGATGATTGTCTGGTACGCCAATCAGCATTCGGTGTTGATGGCGGTCGCCGCAATGCTGCTGGCGGCGGCCATAGGGCTGAGCCTGGCATCGATCCTCCGGCGACAGGCGGAGAAAAGGCTGTCGACCCGACGTGATGCGGGATCGGATAAAAAATAA